CGCGAGCGCTTCATCTATATGGCCACGGAATTCGTGCGCCGCGGCTATGCCGTAATGCTGCCCATGCGCGCCGGCTTTGCCCGTTCCACGGGCGCCTACCGCGATGTCGGCTGCGACATGCTGGGCAACGCCCAAGGCCAGGCGCGCGACATGCTGGCCGCGCTCGCATATGCGCGCCGCCAGAGCTGGGTCGACCCGCAACGCATCGTCGTCGCGGGCCAGTCGTATGGCGGCATGGCGGCGCTGGCGCTGGCCACGCGGGTGGTGCCCGGCGTGCGCGGTGTGCTCAATTTTTCCGGCGGCCTGCGCGTTGACATGCCCGGCTGCGACTGGCAAGCGGCGCTGGCCAAGTCCTTCGCCACGATGGGCGCCTACAATCACATTCCCAGTCTGTGGCTGTATGGCGCCAACGACTCGTATTTCGGGCCGGCGCTGGCGCGGCGCCTGTTTCGCTCTTTCACGGGTTCCGGCGGGCAGGCGGAACTGGTCGCGTATGGCCCGTTCAAGCGCGACGCCCACCTGACTCTGGGCAGCCGCGATGGGGTGGCCGTGTGGCTGCCCGCCACGGAGCGCTTCCTGCAGAAAATCGGCATGCCGGTGCGCCAGGTCTACCGCGTGTCTGATGCGCCGTCGCCGCCGGCCACGCATTTCGCGCCGCAGGACGATATCGCCGCCGTGCCGTATCTGGAAGAGCAGGGCCGCGCGGCCTACCGCGACTTCCTGGAGAAAACCGCGCCGCGCGCCTTTGCCCTGTCGGCCAGCGGCGCCTGGGGCTGGGCCGAGGAGGGCGAAAGCCCCGACGTGCGCGCGCTCGCTTCGTGCCAGCGGCGCAGCAGCCTGCCGTGCCAGTTGTATTCGGTCGATGAAAGCGTTGTTTGGCCGGGCGCGAGCGCCGCCGGCGGTGCGCAATAGGCTGCCGCGCACGATAGTTGTCGCCGAAACGGGGGATGGGCGAATATACTAGGGGAAAAGGGAGGCGTTGCGCTTCCCGTCCGCCCTTATCATCAGCGAGAATTCACCCTTATGGCGTCATCCCCAGAAAACCTCAGCATGGCCGTGTTTTGCGACTTCGAGAACGTCGCGCTCGGCGTGCGAGATGCAAATTACGAAAAATTCGATATCAAGCCCATCCTCGAACGCTTGCTGCTCAAGGGCAGCATCGTTGTCAAGAAGGCATATTGCGACTGGGACCGTTATAAAAGTTTCAAGGGCACCATGCATGAGGCGAACTTCGAACTGATCGAAATTCCCCACGTGCGCCAGTCCGGCAAGAATTCGGCCGACATCCGCCTGGTGGTCGATGCACTGGACCTGTGCTACACCAAGGCCCACGTCAACACCTTCGTCATCATCAGTGGCGATTCCGATTTTTCGCCTCTCGTGTCGAAACTGCGCGAAAACGCCAAGCAGGTGATCGGCGTGGGCGTGAAGCAGTCGACTTCCGACCTGCTGGTGGCGAACTGCGACGAATTCATTTTCTACGATGACCTGGTGCGCGAGAGCCGCCGCACGGCCGCCAAGCGCGACGCGCGCGAAACCCCGGCCGCCAAGCGTTCGCCCGACGAAGAAGTGCGCCGCAAGGAAAAATACGAGTCGCGCAAGACGGAAGCGATCGAGATGGCCGTTGCCACCTTCGATGCGCTGGTGTCCGAACGTGGCGACAGCGGCAAGATCTGGGCCTCGATGCTGAAAGAAGCGATCAAGCGCCGCAAGCCCGACTTCAGCGAGTCGTATTACGGTTTCCGCACCTTCGGCAACCTGCTGGAAGAAGCGCAGACGCGCGGCTTGCTGGAATTTGGCCGCGATGAAAAATCGGGCGCGTACGTCTATCGCAGCAGCGGCCTGGTGCCTGTCGCCGCGCCCGTGAACGGGGAAGTCGCCAGCGAAGCCATCGTCACCGGCGACACCGGCGCGACGGCGGAAGAGGGCAACGGCCGCGAAGGCGGCAGCCGCCGCGATTCGCGCCGCAATGGCCGTGGCGGCCGCAAGCAGAACGAGCAGCGCCGCAGCGAGTCCGCGCCACAGGCCTTCGTGCCCGTGGCCGAGGCCGAATCGGCTGTCATCGAGCAGTATGCGCCGGCGCCGCAGCCGGAAGTGCTGCACGAGGTGGCCGAAGCGGTAGCCGAGGAAGGCAACGCCAAGCGCGGTTCGCGCCGCAATGGCCGTGGCGGCCGCAAGAATGGCGATGGCGCCCGTGAAGCGCGCGCCGAAGTTGTCGAAGTCGAGGTAGCGCCGGTGGTGGAAGCCATGCCTGAGCCTGTGCCTGAGCCGGTAGTGGAAGCCAAGCCGAAGGCCAAGCCGCGCACGCCGGCCCGCAAGGCGGCAGCGGCGAAGAAGCCGGCCAAGAAGGCGGCTGAGGCGGTAGTGGAAGTCATCGAGCCTGCGCCGGTGGAAGTCGCTCCTGTCGTTGAAGACAAGCCGGCCAAGGCGCCGCGCAAGACGCCTGCACGCCGTCCTGCACGCAAGAAGGCGGAAGACGCTTGATTGAAACCCGCAGCGTAAGGCTGGGGTCAGACCCGACGGGTCTGACCCCGGGTGTCTGTTGCGTCTTGGCAAAGCGGTGTTAAGCATGTACCACGGCGAACGCTTCAACAGCATTTCCCATGTGGTGGGCGCCGCGCTGGCGGCCATCGGTGGTGTCATCCTGATCGTCGCGGCGGCCCGCACGGGCGACCCGTGGAAAATTGTCAGCTGCAGCGTGTATGCGGTCATGCTGCTGACCTTGTACCTCACGTCCACCCTGTACCACAGCGTGCGCGGCAAGGCCAAGGCCGTGCTGCAGCGCCTCGACCACTGCGCCATCTATCTGCTCATCGCGGGAACCTATACACCGTTCATGCTGGTGACCCTGCGCGGGCCGTGGGGCTGGTCGCTGTTCGGCGTCGTCTGGAGCCTGGCCCTGTTTGGCATCGTGCAGGAATATGTGTACGCGAAAGGCGCGCGCATATTGTCGCTGGTGATATACGTGGCCATGGGCTGGCTGATCGTCATCGGCATCAAGCCGCTCTTGGCGGCGCTCGAGTGGAACGGTTTCCTGTGGCTGGTGGCGGGCGGGCTGTGCTACACGGGCGGCATCGCTTTCTACGCCACCGACCACAAGCTGCGCCATGGCCACGGCATCTGGCACCTGTTCGTGCTGGCCGGCAGTAGCTGTCATTTTATCGCCATTTTGTTCTACGTTGCCTGACGTAGCCGCTCGCCCTCACTGTTGCCGTGATTCCATTATAATGCCCCGATCTGTGAAACAAGGGCAAGAATGGACATCAACTCGGACGACCTGAAAATCTTCGTCACCGTCATCGACAGCGGCACCCTGAGCGCGGCCGCCGTGCACCTGGGGCAAACCACCTCGGGCGTCAGCCGCGCCCTGTCGCGCCTGGAAGACAAGCTGGCCACCTCGCTGTTGACGCGCACCACGCGGCGCATGGAGCTGACGGAAGAGGGGCAGCTGTTCCTCGACAAGGCGCGCGCCATCCTCGCTTCGATGGAGGATGTGGAGGAATCGATCCGCATCCGCCGCCAGAAGCCGGCCGGGCGCCTGTCCGTCGATGCCGCCTCGCCCTTCATGCTCCATTGCGTGGTGCCCCACGTGGCCGAGTTTCGCGCCATGTACCCGGACATCCGCCTGGAGCTGACCAGCAACGACCAGATCGCCGACCTGCTCGAGCACCGCACCGACATCGCCATCCGCATCGGCGCTCTGGTCGACTCGACCCTGCATGCGCGCCCGCTCAGTGCCAGCCCGCTGCACGTGCTGGCCACGCCCGCCTACCTGGCGCGCCACGGCACGCCCGCCACGCCGGAAGCGCTGTCCGGCCATGCGCTGCTGGGCTTTGCGCAATATGAACTGGGGAATAACTGGCCGCTGCGCCACGAAGCGGGCAACAGCCTGCAGATCGTGCCCGCGCTGGCCGCTTCCAGCGGCGAAACCCTGCGCCAGCTGGCCCTGCACGACCAGGGCATCGTCTGCCTGTCCGACTTCATGACAAAGGACGACATCGCGGCCGGCCGCCTGGTGCAGGTGCTGCAGCCGTTTTATACGGGCTACCGGCAGCAGATCCACGCCGTCTACTACCGCAATACGCAGCTGGCGCAGCGCATCAGCTGCTTCCTCGAATTCCTGCAGCAGAAGCTGTAAGGCCCGCGCCGTACGCTCAGGCCAGGGCGCCGGTATCGTGGATGGCCGCCCGCAGCAGCGCTTCCACCTCGTGCGCCGGCAGCGGGTGGCTGAAGTAATAGCCTTGCGCTTCGTCGCAGCCGTGCTGGCGCAGGTAGTCCAGCTGTTCCGCCGTTTCCACGCCTTCGGCCACCACGCGCAGCTTCAGATTGTGCGCCAGGGCGATGATGGAGACGACGATGGCCGCGTCGTCCGCGTCGCGCGCCACGTCGCCGACGAAACTGCGGTCGATCTTCAGCACGTCGATGGGGAAGGTGCGCAGGTAGGCGAAGCTGGAATAGCCGGTGCCGAAGTCGTCGATCGACAGCTGTACCCCCAGCGCCTTCATGTCGTGCAACTGGCTGACGGCCAGCGCCACGTCGTGCATGAACAGGCTTTCCGTCAGTTCCAGTTCCAGGCAGGCGGGCGGCAGGCCCGTTTCCAGCAGCACTTCGGCGATCGAGGCGACCAGATTCGGCTCGTTGAACTGGCGCGCCGACAGGTTCACGGCCAGGCGCAAGGTGTCGAGTCCCGCCGCATGCCAGCGCTTCACCTGCGCGCACGCTTCGCGCATGACCCAGGCGCCGATCGGCACGATCAGGCCCGTGTCTTCGGCCAGCGCGATGAAGCGCTGCGGCGCCACCATGCCCAGTTCCGGGTGCTGCCAGCGCAGCAGCGCTTCCACGCCGACGATGCGTCCGCTGGCCAGGTCCACCTGCGGCTGGTAATGCAGCACGAACTGCTCGCGTTCGAGCGCGTTGCGCAGCGCCGTCTCGATGCGCAGGCGTTCCAGCGTGGCCTGGTTCATGGCCGTTGTGTAGAACTTGATGTTGTTGCGGCCCTGTTTCTTGGCGCAGTACATGGCGATGTCGGCCTGCTCGATCAGGTTCTGCGTCTCGCCATGCAAGGTCGCGTCGCCGGGGGCGTCGTAGCGCGACATGTCGTACACGGCCACGCCGATGCTGCAGGTGACGAAAAATTCCTTGCCGTCGAGTAGTACCGGCTGCGCCACGGCATCCATCACGCGCTGCACGATGGCGCCGCTGAGCACTTCGTCGGCCTGCTCGCACAGGATGGCGACGAATTCGTCGCCCGACAGGCGCGCCACCGTATCGCTTTCGCGCAGGCTGGCCTGCAGCCGCGTGGCGATGGTTTTCAGCAGCAGGTCGCCGGCCTTGTGGCCCAGGCTGTCGTTGACGAACTTGAAACGGTCGAGGTCGATCAACAGCACCCACAGGGCCCGGTTCTTGCGGCGCGACAGGGCCATGGCCTGCGCCAGGCGGTCGCGCAGCAGGGCGCGGTTGGGCAAGCCCGTCAGCACGTCGTGGTGGGCGATGTGCTGGATTTTCTGCTCGGCCAGCTTGCGTTCCGTGATTTCGGACCCTGTGCCCCGGTAGCCGTGAAATTCGCCCAGCTCGTTGAACAGCGGTTCGCCATTGATGCTGAACCAGCGCAGCTGGCCATCGCGGTCTTTCATCGCATATTCGAGGTTGGAAAAGGGCAGGTGCGCTTCCAGGTTGGCGATATGCTGCTTGCCCCAGCGCGAATTGCGCATCTCCGGGTTGTTGTCCCAGCGCGTCATGCCGATGAAGCGTTCCAGCGGCATGTTTGACTTGTCCGTAAAGCCGCCGGTGATGTGGGTGAAGCAGAAGTTGGCATCCTGCTCCCAGTACCAGTCCGAGGACAGGGCCAGCAGGCGGCGGAAGCGCTTTTCGCTTTCCTGCAGGGCGCGTTCCGTGCGCTGGCGCGCCCGCACGTCGGCGCTGAGCAGTTCATTGCTGCGCTTGAGGTCGGCCGTGCGCTGTTCCACCAGCAGCTGCACGCGGCGCGAGCGCTGCGTCAGCGATTGCACGAAGGCGGCCGTCAGCGCGCTGAACAGCAAACCCGTGATCAGGGTGAACAATGAGCCCAGGTGGTCGGCCAGGAAAGGGCGCGGATGGGCCACCACGCGCACATGCCAGGGCCGGCCGGCGGACGTGAAGGCCCGGTCATAATGGCTGTGATAGGCAAATCGCAGCCAGCGTGGCAGCGACTCCCAGGCGTCGCCCGCTGCGGCGGCAGGCGCCTGGCCATGCCGGAAGATCAATTGGCGCGGGTCGGCTTCAGCGTCGGCGTAGACGCTCAGTTCAAGCTGCGGGTCGCCCAGCAGGTCGGCGCCGGCGAGGATTTTCTGCACCAGTTCCCCGGCGCGGACGATGGCCGCCGTATCGCCGATCAGCGCCGCGCGCCGTTGCGCCACCGTTTGCAGGGGCGCGCCGTGGCGGTACACGGGATGCACGATGACGAAGCCCTGCTGTGGCCCCTGGGCCAGGGCCAGCAAGCCGGTGGCGGTGGTCTGGCCGCTGATGATCGCCTGTTCCAGCGCGCGCGCCAGCACGCCGTTCGGGCTGACGTTCAGGCCGAAGGCGGGGACGTTGCCCTGCAAGGGTTCGAGGTAATCGACCACCAGGTAGCTGGCGCGCGTTGTCGCGGGCACGACGACGCCGTCGTGCATTTCGGTCATCGCGTAGTCGGGCACGATGCGCCGCAGCCCGGCCTCGAATGCCGCGCGCTGCGCATGCGGCACGATGCGGTGGAAATTGAAGGCCTGGATGAACGGGTGGCGCTGCAGCAGCGGCGTGGTGAAGTCGTGGAACTGTTCGCGCGTGACCGGTACGACGGCGGCAAACAGCTGGTTGGTCGTGGTCAGCACCTCGACCGCGTCGTCGAGTCCCTGCTCGATGGCGGCCACGCGCGCGCCGGCGCGCTGCTGCAGACTCAGGCTCATTTTGTCGTATTCGAGCTGGCTGATGGCGGCGAACAGCACGCCGGTGATGCTGACGCCGCAGGCAAGGGTCAGCGCGGCCGCGGCAGAAATCGACAATGGCAGGCGGCCACGCAGCATGTTTTTTCCTATCTCACTTCATGGATACTTGGATTCGGCGGCGCCTGCCGGCCCCGCGCAGGCCATAGTTTGTCATAAACCACATCCATCATGCTGATTTTGCAGCAAATTACTGCCAATAAGCAACAATATCTATGGCCGGGGAAGACGACTTTCAGTCGCTGCCCGCGCCTGACCGCCGGCGCAGGCGCCACAACTGCCATGCGGGCAGCCAGCGGTTCAGGAAACCCAGGCCGCACACGCGCCGCCAGCGCACCAGGCGCACGACACGCAGGGCACGGCCCGCCCCGAGCTTGTCTGGCCTGGCGGCGAAGACGATGCGGTTGTTGCCGGCAATGCCGGCGAAGTGGCAGACGGCGCCGCGGAAGGTGAGCATCAGGCGCGCCAGCATGGCAGGGTAGTGCTCGTCATAACTGAACAGGTTGGCGACCAGCACGCCGCCGGGCAGCAGGGCGCGCAGGCAGTCCGCATAGAAGCGCGCGCTGCCCAGCGCGGGTGGCAGGCCCGTTTCGTCGTAGCCGTCGAGCAGCAGCACGTCGGCGCAGCCCGGATGCTGGCGGATATAGCTGACGGCGTCCGTTTCGATGATGCGCAGGCGCGCATCGTCGGGTGGCAGCATGAACTGCTCGCGCAGGGCGATCACGTCGGCGCGCAGTTCCAGCACCGTGATGCGCGCCTCGGGCAGGTGGCGGTGGCAGAATTTCAGCAGCGAGCCGCCGCCCAGTCCCACCATCAGGATGTGCCGGGGACGCGGTACGAACAGGGTGAAGCACATCATGGCGCGCGCATAGCGCAGCAGCAGATGGTCGGGGCGCGACAGCAGCATTTCGCTCTGGATCATGCCTGGCTGGAATTCCAGGCGGCGCCGGTCGCCACAGGTATGCACCTGGGGCGCGCACACGGCGGGTAATTTGCTATCCGGCATAGGACGACTTCGCTGAGTGGACTGGGGGAGATGCTTTGTTGCATTCAGAGAAATCTGATAAGCTGCCCGTGAGCATACCCGATTAATCCGCGCCGAGCATGCGTATATGCATATGTACATGACGCGCGGCGGCACGGCCGCGCAGTCGGGCACCATGGAGACAAGCATGTTTTTGGATCACCCCATCATTACCGCGACGAACAGTTTTACCGAGCCCGACCGCATCGAGCGGCTGACGCGCGTGTATGGTTATGCGGCGGCGCTGGCCGACGTGGCCGCCAACTTCGGATTCATTGAAAAAGTGGCGCAGATCCACGACCACAAGGGCACCCTCATCGTGTTCTGGCATGAGGCGCCCAGTGACGTGGAAAAACAGTATTTCGTGCAGGCGTGGGCCAGCAAGGTCGGCGACGGCAGCACGAATGTCGAACACGAAATCTGACCTGGCGCGCCGCGCCTGCGCGGCGACGGCGTAGCCCATGGATATCAAGACCCTGGTACTGGCCCTGGCGCTCGGCAACCTGAGCCTGTGCGCGGCCCTGTTCTTCTTCGAGTATGAGCGCAAGAAGTCGCTCAGCCTGTCTACCTGGGCGGTGGCCAAGCAGTGCCAGGCCGTGGCCTGGTGTTTGCTGTATTTCCGCGGCGTGCTGCCCGATTTTCTCTCCATCTTGCTGGGCAACAGCTTGCTGTTTGCCGGCATGGCGCTGGACGCGGGCGCGCTGTGGCAGGCGGCCGGGCGCAGTGGTTGGCGCCGCAGCATGCTGCCGGCGCTGGGTTTGTCGGTGGCGCTGTTTGCCGCCTGCTATCTGTTTGACGTGGCGCCGCTGCTGCGCAGTGCCGGCGGTTCGCTGATCGTGGCCGGATTCTTCCTCGCCGGCGTGGCCGCGCTATGCCTCAAATGGCGCGAGGCGAGCATGCTGCGCCGCTTCCTCGTCGTCAGCATGGGCCTCCTGTCGCTGCTGATCGCCGCGCGCGGCGTGCTCGCTGCCGTCGTGCCCGATGTTGACGCGGAGCTGCTGCAGCTGGCCGGTTTTGGCGCCCTGTACCTGATGATGCTGACGAACGCCTTCGGCTATTTGCTGCTGTCGCGTGAAAAGCTGGGCGGTGAACTGGCGCGTCTGGAGGTGCTCGATGCGGCCACGGGCGTGCCGAACCGGCGCGGCTTTTACCAGGCGCTGGCGCCGTGGATGGCGCTGGCGCGCCGGCCCGGCTTGCCGACGGCGCTGGTGGTGCTCAATATCGACCACTTCAAAAGAGTCAACGACAGCTATGGCCATCCGGTCGGCGATGCGGTGCTGAAAACCATCGTCGACACGTGTCGCCAGCAACTGCGCGACAGCGACCTGATGGGCCGCCTGGGCGGCGCCGAGTTTGCCATCCAGCTGCCGCGCACGACCCTGGACGATGCGCTGATGGTGGCCGAGCGCATCCGCGCCGCCGTCGAAGCGCTGCCCGTCAAGACGGAGCGCGCCGTGCTGCAGCTGACGGCCAGCCTGGGCGTGACCACCATCCGCGCCGAAGACAGCACCGTCAGCCTGTTTAAACGGGCGGACGAAGCGCTGCAATCGGCCAAGCAGGCGGGCCGCAACAGGGTAGTCGAGGCGCCGGGCGCCAGCACCATGGATATTTGAACCGGCTTACTTTTTGCGCGAGCCCAGCCAGCTCGGTTCCTTGCCGCATTCCTTGGGCAGGAACAGGGCATCGAGGCCGGGATCGCAGCGCCGGTCGGGCGCCTTCATCGGCTCGACGGTGAGCCATTCGCTCTTGGGCAGGATCTTTTCTTCGCGCGGCGACACCGGTGGCGCGGGCGGCAGGCTGTCTTGCCACTTTGACTCCACGGCAGGCGCAGGCGGGGTGGCCCAGTTCGCGTCCACCTGCGCTTCGCGCGCTGGCGGCGTGTCCGCATGTGCGGCGGCGCACAGCAGGCTGCCGGCGAAGAGGAAGGTGCGCATGGCCGTGTTGTTTATTGAAATCATGGTCTGTCCCTGGTCGGTGCCGGTAAGGCTTGCCCTGCAGTATGACGGCGGCGGCAAGCAAGAAGACAAGAAAATTGCAACGGCATGTTACCAGACAGGCCATGCTGGCCGCCGGCACGCCGAACATGTGCATACTCTAACTTTCATTTAAGCTAGGCAAGTTATGCTGTGGGGTGCACGCCAGGCTTCCTGGTTGTCCTTTGCTGTCCGCACCGCAGTTCCCCTTTTTTACTCTTGCCAGGCCCATAATGAAAATGCTCAAATCCCTGCCTGTATGGCCGCTTGCCGCCCCGATTGCCGGTTGGCTGTTCCTGTTCGGTTCCACCTTCAATGTCGGCGGCGCCTACCAGATACTGCTGGTGGCTGGCCTGATCGGCAGCGTGCTGGCCGCCGTGTACCACGCGGAAGTGGTGGCGCACCGCATCGGCGAACCGTATGGCACCCTGGTGCTGGCGCTGGCCGTGACCCTGATCGAGGTGGCGCTGATCGTCTCGCTGATGCTGGCCGGCGGACCGGAAACGACGGGCCTGGCGCGCGACACCGTGTTTGCCGCCATCATGATCATTTTGAACGGCATCGTCGGCATCTGTCTGCTGCTGGGCGCCGGGCGCCACCGCGAGCAGACCTTCGGCCTGCTGGGTGTGAGCGCTTCGCTGGCCACCCTGGCGGCGATTGCCGTTCTGACCCTGGTGCTGCCGAACTACACCTCCAGCGCCGCCGGCCCGTACTACAACTCCAGCCAGCTCATTTTCATCGCCGTCATCTCGCTGGTCTTGTACGGCACGTTCGTGCTGGTGCAGACGGTGCGCCACCGCGATTACTTCCTGCCCAAGGAAGCCGTCGGCGACGAAGAGGTACATGCTGCGCCGCCCACGCCCACCGTCGCCTGGGTCAGCGCCGGCGCGCTGCTCGTGTGCCTGGGCGCCGTGGTGCTGCTGGCCAAGTCGCTGGCGCCCGCGCTGGAGACGGCGATTGCCGCCATGGGCGCGCCAAAGACACTGGTCGGCATCGTCATCGCCGCCATCGTGCTGCTGCCCGAAGGCTTGGCCGCCGTGCGCGCCGCGCGCGCCAACCGCTTGCAAACGAGCCTGAACCTGGCGCTCGGTTCCGCGCTGGCCAGCATCGGCCTGACGATACCCGCCGTGGTGGTGGTGTCGCTGGCCACGGGCCTGACGATCACCCTGGGACTCGACATCAAGTCGACGGTGCTGTTGCTGCTGTCGCTGATGGTGGCCACCCTGTCGCTGGGCACGGGCCGCACTACAGTCATGCAGGGCACGGTGCACCTGGTGATTTTCGCTGTCTATCTGTTCACCACCATCGTGCCGTAAACGTCGCCGCTGCGCGACTTCTTGTCACAATCCTGTCACGCCGCTGTCATACGATGGGGGTAGTGTGGTAGGATTTTTAAATCGTTTAAATGATTTATATAGTTTAGCAACTCAGTTTGCCAACTTTTTCAGTTGGCATTGCAATGACAAGACAAGAGGCCAGTATGTATGCAGCGGTGGACCTGGGGTCCAACAGTTTTCGTTTACACGTCGGCAAGCATGATGGCGACACGATCCGCGTGGTCAAGAGCGTGCGCGACCCGATACGCCTGGCCGCCGGCCTGGATGCCAATGGCGACCTGACCGAGGCGGCCATGCAGGGCGCGCTGGCTTGTTTGCAGCGCTTTCGCGCCATCCTCGCCGGCTTCGAACTCGAGGCCGTGCGCGTGGTGGCCACGTCGGCCATGCGCGTGGCGCGCAACGGCGCCGTCTTCCTGCCGCTGGCCGAGCAAGCCATCGGCCATCCGATCGAGATCATCTCGGGCGAGGAAGAGGGGCGTTTGATCTACATGGGCGTGGCCAACGCGCTGGCCATACCCGGCGAACGCCGGCTGGTGATGGACATCGGCGGCGGCTCGACGGAATTGATACTGGGGCGCGGCAACGATATCGAGCGGGTCGAGTCGTTCAGCCTGGGCACGGTCAAGCAAAGCCTGTCGTTCTTCATCGGCGGGCGCATCGACGCGCCGTCGTTCGAGGCGGCCATCCTGTCGGCGCGCAGCCATTTCGAGGATGCGGCGCCGCCGTATCATCCGCAGCACTGGAAGACGGCCTACGGCTCTTCCGGCACCATCCGCACCATCGCCGACATCATCGCCCGCAACAAACTGGGCGACGGCTTGCTCACGAGCGTCAGCCTCGATGCGCTGGCGCGCCGCTTCATCGAACTCGGCCACACCAGCCGCATCGACATGCCCGGCTTGCGCCCCGACCGCGCCAGCACCATCGTCGGCGGCCTGGCCATCTTGATCGGCCTGTTCCGCGAACTGGCCATTCCTGCCATGACGCCGATCGAGGCGGGCTTGCGCATGGGCGTGATGTGGGATTTGTACCTGCGCTCGACCAAGCGCGACCGCCGCGAACAATCGGTGCAGGGCTGCATGGAGAAATTCCATATCGACCAGCAGCGCGCCGGCCGGGTGGCCGAGCAGGCGCTGGCCATGTATGCGCAGCTCAAGCCCACCTCCGACGCGCTGGTGAAATGCCTGCGCTGGAGCAGCCTGCTGCACGAAGTGGGCCTGGCCGTGTCGCAG
Above is a genomic segment from Janthinobacterium sp. 64 containing:
- a CDS encoding calcium:proton antiporter → MKMLKSLPVWPLAAPIAGWLFLFGSTFNVGGAYQILLVAGLIGSVLAAVYHAEVVAHRIGEPYGTLVLALAVTLIEVALIVSLMLAGGPETTGLARDTVFAAIMIILNGIVGICLLLGAGRHREQTFGLLGVSASLATLAAIAVLTLVLPNYTSSAAGPYYNSSQLIFIAVISLVLYGTFVLVQTVRHRDYFLPKEAVGDEEVHAAPPTPTVAWVSAGALLVCLGAVVLLAKSLAPALETAIAAMGAPKTLVGIVIAAIVLLPEGLAAVRAARANRLQTSLNLALGSALASIGLTIPAVVVVSLATGLTITLGLDIKSTVLLLLSLMVATLSLGTGRTTVMQGTVHLVIFAVYLFTTIVP
- a CDS encoding Ppx/GppA phosphatase family protein, translated to MYAAVDLGSNSFRLHVGKHDGDTIRVVKSVRDPIRLAAGLDANGDLTEAAMQGALACLQRFRAILAGFELEAVRVVATSAMRVARNGAVFLPLAEQAIGHPIEIISGEEEGRLIYMGVANALAIPGERRLVMDIGGGSTELILGRGNDIERVESFSLGTVKQSLSFFIGGRIDAPSFEAAILSARSHFEDAAPPYHPQHWKTAYGSSGTIRTIADIIARNKLGDGLLTSVSLDALARRFIELGHTSRIDMPGLRPDRASTIVGGLAILIGLFRELAIPAMTPIEAGLRMGVMWDLYLRSTKRDRREQSVQGCMEKFHIDQQRAGRVAEQALAMYAQLKPTSDALVKCLRWSSLLHEVGLAVSQTGYHKHASYIVENADLPGFTTREQKTMSRLILAQKGNLRKIGEVLSDPDFAKAVLALRLSILLMHARIEADFSELRLRMKSRIELDIKRGWVAHHPTVSFWIEKEQEFWDEVGVDFTIRASA